Below is a window of Planktothrix tepida PCC 9214 DNA.
AGTAAATGAGGAAATTCTTTTCTTAATATTCTTGATGATGCCCCTTTGATTCTGAACATAATTTGATGTGGAGCAATCAAAGGGTGACAACTAATAAATAAATGCACATGATCAGGCATTATCTCCAGAGCTAGGACATCACATTCTAGCTCTTTTGCTTTTTGGTAGATAATTTCCTCTAATCTTCTGCTCACTCCGTTAACCAACACCCTTTTCCTCCTTTTTGGGCAAAAGACAAAATGATAGTTGATCAGACTAACTGATGTGTTTTTTCTTCTATATTGATTTTCTGTCATTGTCGATACACACGATTCATCAACCTTATGTTATCATGGATGACATGACAAAAATAACTCGGACGATTAAATTGAAATTCGTGGATCTCAACCGTTGTAAAGCTCAGGTGTTTGAGCAAATGACGGCAGAAAACACACGGGTTGCCAACAAGCTGTTGTCATTGCCGATTAAAGAACGGCGTAAAATGACAACAGCTAAAATTATGTCCGAGTTAAAATCTGCCCTTGTTAACCAAGTAATCCGACATACCACATCACCCACAGGTCGTAAAACCAAACAATATAAAGTTCTTCCTGTGGAAGTTAACAACCAAAACTGGAAGTTAACCCTAAAAGGGAATACTTATTCAATTAGTTTTCCAACCCTTAAAGGTGAAAAAAGAATTCCCATTGAAGTTGCATCTCCCCATTGGCAACCTGTTTTAGACGGATTGTTAGAGGGAACAATTCAAGGGGGTTCTTTTAAATTAATTAAACATCGAAATAAGTGGTATGCCTATCTGTCAATTACTGAGGATGTTCCAGAAGTTAAGACGGAGAAAAGATTAGGATGTGACCGAGGACAGAATAATTTAGCGGTAGTTGCACCTAAACAGGGTTTTGGTAAGTTCTTTAATGGTCAAAGCGTTAAGCATCGGAGACGTTATTTTCAACAACGAAGAAAACAACTTCAAGAAGCTAAAAAGTTTCGAGCATTAAAGAAATGGGACAAAAAAGAACGACGATGGATGGATG
It encodes the following:
- a CDS encoding RNA-guided endonuclease InsQ/TnpB family protein, with product MDDMTKITRTIKLKFVDLNRCKAQVFEQMTAENTRVANKLLSLPIKERRKMTTAKIMSELKSALVNQVIRHTTSPTGRKTKQYKVLPVEVNNQNWKLTLKGNTYSISFPTLKGEKRIPIEVASPHWQPVLDGLLEGTIQGGSFKLIKHRNKWYAYLSITEDVPEVKTEKRLGCDRGQNNLAVVAPKQGFGKFFNGQSVKHRRRYFQQRRKQLQEAKKFRALKKWDKKERRWMDAINHTISRRIVRFAEYHNADVVIEDLEGCRSTMKQSQKSRSDSGESRHNWSYYSLEQKLNYKLALKGLKLIKRPAPYTSKSCSTCGFIGKRNRHDFNCPNGHYHNSDLNAAKNLAQWDGFSCQLDLQRDASVMDSSGLTDGVLGTPLNSVNTVKQEYIQLSLLDWTRYENPTPLA
- the tnpA gene encoding IS200/IS605 family transposase → MTENQYRRKNTSVSLINYHFVFCPKRRKRVLVNGVSRRLEEIIYQKAKELECDVLALEIMPDHVHLFISCHPLIAPHQIMFRIKGASSRILRKEFPHLLKLPSLWSRSYYCGTAGSVSSETIKKYIANQNSH